Part of the Bombyx mori chromosome 19, ASM3026992v2 genome is shown below.
GGTCGACATAACTGGTGATAGTTTTGATACGAACCAGTTAAAAGTAGCACGTAATTACGATAAAGTATCGAACGAAGCAATCGGAATATCGGTAAAATGAAAATCGTGATTATTTGCACGAAACGCTTTGTAAGCCTTGTGGAAGTTTACGAGTAAACTGTCGCTTTATAATTTACACCTTGTTAAATTCTGTTTTTAGTCCTCTATTTCAATTAAGGAATCcagtttaaaagtaaaatctTAATAGTGTGATGATAAAGTCcttttaatattgtataaactattatatgtatgtatgtgtgtatatatgtatgtatgtatttgtgattgtgattgtgtatatatgtatatacatatatactattTTGTGTATGTAatcgtaacttaatataaatttcattgcacgtaccactatttactctgcactacctttggttgactggtagagaatgccttaggcattaagtccgccaatgtaaattttacatgaagtgtaataaataaaaataaaaaaaatgcgagagttattttgaaattttgtgaCTAACCCGCGCACCGCACCGTAGCAATAAGAGCACGAGTTAGAGGCCTCAAAGAAATAGTAAAAAAGTTGTACGGCTAACAGTTACGTGCAAATGCTCTGAATgagttttgtaatgaaatctCTTTCGTTTCAATCTGTTGAATCGTGAGTTGGAAAGAGATAGCGAAGGTTAATGACCGTTGGTCACATTTCTAAAAGTCAATGTAACAAGGTCGCTTAGTTGATTAAATGCAAAAGAATAATTCATTAGGACACGTTATATGGTTAGTTACGAATTCCGAATGCTAAATTTAGCTTACATAATGCTAAGCGGCCACCACCTGAGACACCACTTGAGATACCAAAAGGTAGGCCTcgctttgaattattttaaatctgaaCCCATGACACTTTCGCTTTAAGTAATCAACCTGCGCATTTGCATGATCGGTCCAACTTTCCAACTTACAAAAAATATGCAACAAGTAAAATCTTATTAGTACTGTCTTTAATTTACACTCTTTATCTAAATGTTGCCATGTTGCCttatctatattaataaaattaaaaactggtCATTGGTAACagagttttattttcattaaaggCCAAATTAGGTTATTAGGGTGAATAAAGTTTACCAGTAAATTGGAAAAACCGTTAAACAATCACAACAATATAATTGTAATTTGGACAGTCTTAGGAAAAACCAATGTTACAGATATTTGAGATTCTCAGTCTTAGGGTCCTCAGAGTACTTGATCTTAACTTGAAAATGAATATTTCCGCCATCTTAGCGAGAAACCGGTGACTGTTAAAACACATTGCTTACGATTAGAACTAGCTTTTAGCCTGACTTCACTCTCTTAATTTGGCCACCGTCAGTCACGTAAACatacgaaaatattttgtttacttacCATCATTGTTCAGACGTCATtgtcaaaaaaaacaatttagttaCATCTACCGTCCctgtttatcattatttttattagtagacAATATATCACAATTGCCTGCATGGCTTAGAAGTAGAGAAATATACActgtttatcattatttttattagtagacAATATATCACAATTGCCTGCATGGCTTAGAAGTAGAGAAATATACATTTAGTTGATTTGATTGCGATAGCAAGCAAGGCCTTTGTAATTCAATTAAGTTCGATAATTTCTCATTTGTTTCTATAGTTTCCTTAAATGTCTAATCTTTGTGAAAATGGCGAATGTCAACccgttacataaaaaaaaaaattaatttgtttgtttttcttaagGTAGATGTCACGTAATTGCAATTCGTGCCTGCCCGGTGTGGTTTGCTATTTTATGTTCtttcttcattgtggaagtcattaATGAGCATTTGTTTAGGtagataaaatttataatttacacaCTCGTATACGGATCTAAACCCCATATTGCCTGAACCAAGACTCACGCAGAAGACCCCATAAGGACAATAAAAGAAATGTCaaagataatacaataatttcattacTTTGGCCATTAGGTGATCTTGATTAAAATATCCAATTCAAGAGAGTAACAAATATGACaagattaaatttttaaattaaaaaattaaagcagTTAAATTGTGACCTGTAAGaatgaataaaatttcatgtttgtttcatggaaatttaaattcttaaaaCAGTCATATATTAATTAGACTAGCGACCTGTCCTCGCTTCACTtcaactgtaatttattattgatttctccactatttaatggatattattacatataaactttcctcttcaTTCActctatcaattaaaaaaaccgcatcaaaatccgttgcgtagttttaaagatttaaccatacatagggatatagggacagaaaaaaacgattttgttttatactatgtagtgataaggtCTTCAAGCAATCATGgatcagatttaaaaaaatacaaattgatCAAATTTCGTtactaaattacaattttaaccAATTATTTTGGAAAACTGGTGAAAATGCActaaaacttaaattataattaagtttttcTTTTACTTCTATTTCAGCAATGAGTTCAAGCGTTTGCTACAAGTGCAACCGGACCGGGCATTTCGCGCGCGAATGCACGCAGGGGGGCGTGGTGTCGCGGGATTCCGGTTTCAATCGGCAACGTGAGAAGTGCTTCAAGTGCAACCGCACAGGACACTTTGCGAGGGATTGCAAGGAAGAGGCTGACCGTTGCTACAGGTAATTAAGAATTATAATGCAAGGTCAAGTGTACCTGTCTTGACCTATCTTTTGTCGCATTGAAGAGTAAAACGGCCGTGTAATAACCATTATGACGAACCTCAAGCTGGGtgtcagtattattattatggtgtCTGTATGTAAACGGTAGGCagtagcttggctctgcccctggcattgctgacgtccacgagcgacggtaaccactcaccatcaggtgggccgtatgctcgtctgtccacacgggcaataaaaaataataataataatagctacTTAACACTTGAGTGGGCTAAGCAAGCTTTCTATTCatattgcaataatttttttgtgatttttgtgATGATGATTTATGATCGTAATCGTTGTTCACAGTACTCCAGGGCTAATTACTTTCAAACCTTGTTTGAAAAATGCCATGTCATAGCATTCACTATACACATTAGTGGCAAGTTCATTCCAGTGCTCTGCAAATGAATGCAATAGTTCCAAGTATTCAAAATAAGCTCCACTCTAGTTATATGGTGACAAAATAgttaaaattgattaaaaaaaatagtataaatgGTGGGACTAACAACTTAAACTATTCTTCCCTTGTAACATTTGGAAAACAGAGAGACCCTAAAGTTCTTATATAGaccaagaagtttttttgtcagTTAGAAGTGACTCACACAATATACGCCTTTTATGTTCATGATCTTGGTGTTAGGCAGCTGCTTCACTGTGCCCCTAATATTGCTGATATCCATAAAATACTGTGATTACTTATTATTAGGTAGGTACCATACACCTGATCATTAATATATTATCGATCTAACCGAAATTGAAGAGTTTCATGGTAACGTAAAATATGACCCACTTTCCTGTGTGTTTCAATagtttttaagtaaaaaaagataaaaaatatgacGAATTATCGCGGTCAGTCGCCTTACACTAACGTCATTCGGGACACGTGCCTTGACCTTGCGTACATTGACATTAGCCTACAGACGGGTCGTTTGACTTATTAATCTACTGCTGCTGAATGTATGGATATGTCATAAAAACATTAATGATTTGTTGACCATTTGGCTTCAGTAATAGTTTAAGACTTCCatgtaattaacattttaaattttataattggcatttaattttttttgtttgcatatatgggtggacgagcttacaggctacctggtgttaagtggtttccggagcccatagacatctacaacataaatgtgccacccatcttgagatatgggttctaaggtctcagtatagttacaacagctgccccacccttcaaaccgaaacgcattactgcttcacggcagagttAGGCAGgacggtgttacctacccgtgcggattcacaagacgtcctaccaccagtataaaaatACAGTTACAGACAATGAATTTCATATGTTTCATGGTCACTACTAAAACatgtttatgttaaaaaaatatatgaatcgGTGTTGTGCTTTCAGATGTAACGGCACTGGGCACATAGCGCGCGAGTGCGCACAGAGCCCGGACGAGCCGTCATGTTACAACTGCAACAAGACGGGCCACATCGCACGGAACTGTCCCGAGGGGGGGCGGGAGTCTGCGACGCAGACCTGCTATAACTGCAACAAGTCCGGCCACATCTCCCGCAACTGTCCCGACGGCACCAAGACGTGCTACGTGTGCGGCAAGCCCGGCCACATCTCGCGCGAGTGCGACGAGGCGCGGAACTAGCCGCAGCCACCTTGTCTCCCTTACAATCAACTATGTATATTATGATGCCACGCACGGACGATAAGCAAAGGACGCCACGCGCGACACACGATAACCGATTACAGTACAGATGCAGAGCGGCGTCCGCGCCACAGACTGAAGAGTGAGGTTCGACTGTTGACTTGTATATAGACGGGCGCGTTGAGGCGCGTTCGTGTTTGTTCTTGCACGACGTGAGCGAGTTATTGtgttttaaatcatttaaataatCGTGATTGAACTATTGATGGAGTAGCGTTACAGTTTTTAGCATTACagagtatatatttaatatattttgtacagatTTTTTTGTCAAAAGATAAATTGGATGCTGGCGTACCATGAGTTTGAATGAGGAGAGAAGACCTGGAGCGACCCCGTCCCTGAGGCTTCCCTTCGTCCCGAACTAGTGACGTTTGCGACGCGTCGACGACTCACTCATCTTCCTCTCATCTCTcaactgatttatttttattaaacagttCCTTTGTTTACGATCCTGCTGACTTGTGGAGTATTCAGTGGTTAATTAGAGTTTCattaaacttaatattttttattttgctatcCCTGTCGATTTGCCTCTTGAAAATTGAGTCATTCGACTCTCCAATGGGACAATAGTAACAGAGTTATGGTTTggttattaaaagaaaatttaaaatgagaACCATGGAATATTTTGATAACTTGCAAACATAACATAATTGTAATAATGTTTTGAATAGTAATTCAATATGAACTCGAAAGCCATAAATCATTTTCAAGAGAAAAAGAGTAACATCCTTTAACATCCCAGTCTCACCACCCTCCTTTTCCAGTATTAAAAGAAAATGCCTTTATGTAGCAAAAAGGCAAGCtacattttgttgttttaacttTAACATTTGTAGAGATGTTTCTGGTACAAGTGAATAAGTTAAATTCCAAAAATTCACCTATTTGGAATATTCGTTCCTGTAGGGATACCGACTTATAGTTGCCTCCTTTTATCGTAGTTTTGCCATGGTCATATTTTCGGTTTGATATGCTTAAATTGCCTTTCTTGGTATttaagacttgcagcctatGTTTCAGGAAGGGTGTTGTTAGTTATTCTACCCCTAACACATTCATGTAATCAGATTATTTGTAATTTACTTATTCTTTCGAATGCGAAGTTTGCAGTTAAGTTTGCTATGGATAAAAGTTACGAAAAGTTGAAGCTCGAATTGAACATTATTCGAAAGGTACGCATACCGCATGAAGTGGgccgttaatttttattttgatttcttttttaaataaatattttaattacctacgactattttatttgtaaacggTGACATTTTTCGGGGAAAAAGGTATCTCCTATAAAGGCAAAGCAATAGGTACAAGCCCAATTCTGAAGCtgacaaaaaaatggaaaaaatgtataggTAATGTGAACAGACTGGCAATTGGGAGAAATGGCGACGAAGAACGATAACATCACGATCCAACTGTACTTGCGGCGTAAGAGCATTCTCTTCACGAGTATCATCCAAACAGCTGGGACATCGATTCGCACACAACATATTTTCTATTTACATCTTGTTGTGTAGTGAGTTGAAGGTTCACTTAACggacattataaaaaaaagtttaaatttattaaatttattgaatactAGGTAAATGAACATTCAAAATGGCACTAACTGCAAACCTAGTCGGAACTGAACTATTTGGAGTGCAATGAAATAGATGGGTCACACACGGACCCGTACTGCACTACGttctattttatgttaaaattttactgaaattatgtTTAAAGTATCCGAAAAATGATCTTTTTCCTTAAAATCTAGATGTATAAAAGTGGATGTGTGCATGTTCCCTGTAGACTTTGGGCCGAGTCACACCAGAATGCCAGCGGCCCCCAGCGTCGCCGCTGGCAGCCTCGCGCGGCCTCCAGACTGCATGTGCCTAGTCTCCTCTTGACTAGTTTAGTTTCGTCATTCAGCAAtgatcatgtaataaaaatgaaacccgcaaaattataatttgtgtaattactagtggtaggacctcttgtgagtagacgtggttaggtaccaccgcctatgcctatgccgtgaagcagtaatgcgtttcggtttgaagggcggggcagccgttgtaaccatactgagaccttagaacttatatctcaatgtgggtggcacatttacgttgtagatgtctatgggttccagtaaccacttaacaccaggtgggctgtgaagtcgtccacccgtctaagctataaaaaaaaaaaaactatgtttgGAATTGGTTATTATATATGACCGCGGCGCCGCGAGTGGTCTCTTGTCGCCGCGAGCAGAACCACCGACAAGACGCACGAGGCGCGCGGCTGCTCGCTTCACCGCGGGCAGGCGGCGGCTGTGTCGCGACCTTTTCTAGCTTTTCAAGCGATACTGATCTTTtaagtatatagataaagtttaaaattatttcacactGAAAGTGCTCGCCGTGACGCTGCCGGCCGCTGCCATTCTGGTGTGACTCTGCCCTTTGTGagagctggaccgatttcgatgatagGTACTTTCAGGACATCGTCAGATCGCTTTAGCGGCTAATCCTGGATCAGTCGAATCATATACTTTTCTCCAATAAAATAGAATGGGGAACATTTCAATCAAGTTCGGatattcatttacaaaaaaaattatttagaatagAACTTAGGTGAcctaaatttcataaattatctatgcttcaaattaatttaatgtcaattagactttttggcgggaactccAAACGTGGCGgtcgatttaaatatttttactgtttttcgttaaaatattaccaaaacttattttatatagtatatatatatatatagtgtaaataattgtacattttgttaaataataaaatgaacgaaCCGGAGGATCCAGGTGGAACCCCGAAACGTTCCAAAATTCTTCGTAAAAGAGGTTCGAAGGAATGTGGACCTGAAGCAGGCGGCGGTGAGGATGTCTTTATTCCGTTTTTTAAGCCAGGTTATCTGAGACTTTATCCTGAACATTGTACAAATACAGACTTCAAAGTGTTTGTTGAAAGCCAGGACCAACAGGTTAAACTTGGAAATAAAAGCCCAGTTTACTTGAATCATATTTTTACTTCGGAAGTGAAAGGTGTAGTAGCTTTACATAGAGTCAATGCCAACAAAATTGCAGTTGTTTTTAAGCAATACAACACTGCAAATAATTTCATCACAAATACAGACTTTTTAACAAAGCACAACTTGAAGGCGCATATTCCTGCAGCGCAAATAGAAAAAACTGGAATCATCCGATATGTGCCTACCAACATTTCGAACAAGGACTTATATACAAAACTGTCTTCGATCTATGAAATTATTTCAGTGAGAAGATTCACGAAAAAAGTCGGTCAAAGTACTGTAGGTCTTGAGACTGTTAGTATAACTTTCCTATCAAATGTTCTGCCCGACAACATCCAATATGACCTATTTTCGTTCAGGGTGTTTGAATATGTCCCGCCGTTGCAGCAATGCTTCCGGTGCTTCAAGTTCAACCACCCTGCGAAAATTTGTAATGGTAAACAACGTTGCTCGATATGTGCTGGGGAACATAATTTCAGAGACTGTGATAAAAAAGAGAACTTGTGTTGTGTCAATTGCAGTGGCCCTCACCTGGCCATTTCCAAATCTTgcccaataaaaatgaaaaaaatacttgaaaagAAGGGTAACATTACTTATGCCTCTGTGGCTAATACAATTACGACATCTGATTTTCCATCTTTACCTACACAGTCGAGCAGCATTGTTAAGACCCTGCCATCAATAAACCAAAgtgtacataaattaaataaaaatgtaaaaattgtaaataatgtaaataaaacagtGCCTGAACCCAACTTGAACCAAACTCAACTTAAGGCTCAAATTGCAAACAATAAGAATATTCTGATGGCAATGGTCCAAACTTTAGTTGAATTGGGTAATAAAACAGATAATGAACCGGTGACTACACTGTTCATAAAAGACTTACTTTTAAAAAATCTGTCACATTAATGGATAGTACAGTACAGAACATACAGCAGTTATGTATCGCTCAATACAATATTCAAAGTATACAtagaaaaaaacctttattgtCTAAATTTTTAGCTGAGCAAAATGTTGATATCTGTCTACTCAATGAAACTTGGCTGAAAGATACTCAGCATTTTAAAATTTCGGGATATAATTCCCACTATCATAATGCTCAAAATGAGCATGGTGGAGTAGCCATTTTGATCAAaccgtattttaaatataatattattcaaacCAGATTTTACCAAGACATTCAGACTGTGGCATTATCGTTATATGTaagtggtaaccacttaacgattTTATGTGTATACTGTCCTCCCTCGAATGGTAGCTTCAGAATAAGTAAACTGCGTAATATAATTAGAGATTTGCCTAAGCCAATATATGTGGCTGGAGATTTCAACGCTCACCATGTGGCATTTGGGTGTATGACCACGAAAAGTCGGGGTCATCAGTTATACGATTTGATTGATGAATTTGATCTATGTGTCCTTAACAATGGTAGCTTCACTACTATTAATTATCCTAACCGAAATCCATCGGCTATTGATGTCAGTTTTTGTAGTGCTCCAATCACTCCACTATGCGAATGGTGGGTGCATGATGATTCTATGGGGAGCTATCATTTTCCTACGCTTACTCGTGTTTTATTGTCCGTTGATAGATACCAAATTAATCCTCCCATTGAAAAATTCTTATACAACAAGACAGACTGGACGAAATACAATGAGCTATCTTTAACTGCTTTTTCTAACTTTGaagttaataatgagaatcCATTACAGTCATATGACGAATTTATCGAAAGGCTTGATACACTTAAGAGGGATACTGTGCCAAAGTTTGTCAAAGCAAATAACTATCGTTGCAAACCTCCAGCACCTTGGTGGAGTGACACATGTGAACAGAGTGTTATTAAAACTTATGATGCTTTAAAACTATACAGAAGACATCCAACCATtgataattacattaattataaaaaacttGATGCTGTTAAGAAAAAGACTATTTCAGAACATAAACGCAATGGTTGGGCGAACAtctgtaatacttttaacagaACTACACCTGTTAGTATTATTTGGAAATACATCAAGTTATTTAAACGAATAAAATGCAATAATAGAACATATAAAGACGAATTTGTTGTCCCTCTCTTAGAAAAATTATCTCAGAATGGATGTAGGGTTATTGATAATCTAGAaagttattttcaaattaataatagtctTCAAAAGTCCAGTTTTCTCATAGAGCCCTTTACTTGGAGTGAGTTTTGTACAAGTTTACAATCCAGACGAAACACAACCCCTGGTTTAGATGATTGTccatatattttaatcaaaaaccTAAATCAGTCCGTTCAAAAGAAACTATTAGCTAATCTTAATGCTCTTtggcacttaaaaaaaattcctgAATCTTGGAAAACACAGTGTGTAATCCCTCTACTTAAGCATGACAAACCACCTGAAGACCCTAACTCATATCGTCCCATATCACTGTCATCTTGTGTTGGAAAGCTTAATGAAAACATGATAAAGATGCGTCTTGAGTCTTATGTAGAGGTGAACAACATCATTCCACATGTTCAATATGGCTTCCGGAGAGGGCGAAGTTGTGCTGACAGCTTCATCTCTCTCTTGTCAGATCTGAAATatgccaataataataataagtccaGTGTTTGTGTTTTTCTGGATGTTCAAGGTGCGTTTGATAATGTAGACCCTGGCATTTTGGTTCAAGTTCTTTCTGACACTGGTATACCAGGCATACTTTGCCAttggttatttaattttttaacagaTAGAACTTTGTATATAAGGCATAATAATATTCTCCATGGTCCCAGAAAGGTCTCCAAAGGTACAATGCAGGGGGCTACATTATCTCCACtgctgtataatatatatactagtcaaattcttaattttgtaaatatagaaggtgtaaatattttacaatttgcaGATGATCTTGTAATATATTGTACAGACCATAATGTAGATAGAGCTGTAAATAGTATAAACAATGCTCTAGATCaattgtacatatattataatgacaGGTTGGCTCTACAGATTAACCCTAACAAAAGCAAGGCCATGATTTTTAGTAAAGATTTTCCCTCTAATGGCATACTCTACAATAATCATCCTATTTCAGTTGTACCAAACCATAAATTCCTGGGTGTTGTCATTGATAACaaactttgttttaatttacacaTCAATCACATTATAACTAACTCTCTTAAGGGCTTAAATATTATAAGATGTTTAGCTGGTGTGTCTTGGGGTGCAGACCCCAATGTTTTAAGTAtgctatataaatctatagtcaGAAGCCACTTCGACTACAGTTGTTTAGCCTACTCAAATAGTAGTTGTGTAAAAAAACTAGACATAATTCAAAACAA
Proteins encoded:
- the LOC692655 gene encoding zinc finger protein; its protein translation is MSSSVCYKCNRTGHFARECTQGGVVSRDSGFNRQREKCFKCNRTGHFARDCKEEADRCYRCNGTGHIARECAQSPDEPSCYNCNKTGHIARNCPEGGRESATQTCYNCNKSGHISRNCPDGTKTCYVCGKPGHISRECDEARN
- the LOC692655 gene encoding zinc finger protein isoform X1; the encoded protein is MTAEGTLTSAMSSSVCYKCNRTGHFARECTQGGVVSRDSGFNRQREKCFKCNRTGHFARDCKEEADRCYRCNGTGHIARECAQSPDEPSCYNCNKTGHIARNCPEGGRESATQTCYNCNKSGHISRNCPDGTKTCYVCGKPGHISRECDEARN